A window from Canis lupus familiaris isolate Mischka breed German Shepherd chromosome 18, alternate assembly UU_Cfam_GSD_1.0, whole genome shotgun sequence encodes these proteins:
- the OR4C11L gene encoding olfactory receptor family 4 subfamily C member 11L produces MQQNNSTTEFILLGLTQDPMKKKTVFVIFFIFYLGTVVGNLLIIVTIKSSRTLGSPMYYFLFYLSLADSCFSTSTAPRLIVDSLSAKNIITYNECMTQVFALHFFGCMEVFVLLLMAFDRYVAICKPLHYPTIMSRRVCTILIVLAWVGSFIHSIAQIILALRLPFCGPNLIDHYCCDLQPLLKLACMDTYKINLLLVSNSGAICSSSFVILMISYIVILHSLRNHSAEGRKKALSTCTSHIIVVVLCFGPCIFTYTRPPTTYPMDKMMAVFYTIGTPLVNPLIYTLRNAEVKNAMQKLWHIKITSESRR; encoded by the coding sequence ATGCAGCAAAATAACAGTACTACTGAGTTCATACTGTTAGGATTGACCCAAGatcctatgaaaaagaaaacggtatttgtaatatttttcattttttatttgggaaCTGTGGTTGGGAATTTGCTTATTATTGTGACCATCAAGTCCAGCCGGACACTTGGGAGCCCCAtgtactatttcttattttatttgtcccTTGCTGATTCCTGCTTTTCAACTTCCACAGCCCCCAGACTAATTGTGGATTCACTCTCTGCAAAAAATATCATAACTTACAATGAATGCATGACTCAAGTCTTTGCACTGCATTTCTTTGGTTGCATGGAGGTTTTTGTCCTCCTCCTCATGGCCTTTGACCGgtatgtggccatctgtaagcccTTACATTACCCAACCATCATGAGCCGGCGGGTTTGCACCATCCTAATTGTTCTGGCATGGGTTGgatcttttatccattctatAGCCCAGATTATCCTGGCTTTGAGATTGCCCTTCTGTGGACCCAATTTGATTGATCATTACTGCTGTGATTTGCAGCCCTTGCTGAAACTTGCTTGCATGGACACTTATAAGATCAACCTACTGTTGGTTTCTAATAGTGGGGCCATTTGCTCAAGCAGTTTTGTGATTCTGATGATCTCCTACATTGTCATCTTGCATTCCCTGCGAAACCACAGtgcagaagggaggaaaaaagctcTCTCTACTTGCACTTCTCACATCATCGTAGTAGTCTTATGCTTTGGTCCCTGTATATTCACATATACACGCCCCCCAACCACTTACCCCATGGACAAGATGATGGCCGTGTTTTATACTATTGGGACACCGCTTGTCAACCCACTCATCTACACACTGAGGAATGCAGAAGTGAAAAATGCCATGCAAAAGCTATGGCATATCAAAATTACCTCAGAAAGCAGAAGATGA